The Prunus persica cultivar Lovell chromosome G7, Prunus_persica_NCBIv2, whole genome shotgun sequence genome has a segment encoding these proteins:
- the LOC18770388 gene encoding uncharacterized protein LOC18770388, whose amino-acid sequence MALALIDSKSSSIPANLSPLIGENYHLKLTQSIQNLLVEIHKENPKFSHFIQVFYDLMQAQVDPPLESIWVYAALTFRSRNHPKEDPLNRISAAKDLFQLVSACSASVSSLKSIALLAPVVYEVYNVVVDLFKRDLSLKAEKKGMKAVQNLVGVVLGYANVCSCKDLGENDGSTGSSLITPFADLIRVWMNSNEGSEFFLPLVSSDVFRGLSEREGDVGYLAGVVIAEVFLLKLCLNFKLGTSTKELEMELRTWAIASITGFQNFYLFEVLVRMLLEKTLPVTSLLSSEDEVLLRQVLYDAIILVEYSFLNPERVIHLPAERMKSIAMKRLIVTHEAVEYFREHGDQRRAISYVTAFSSSQLSSQIIKWVKNQIPEDDGAIRSKGTSPKALIRWLLNLEDHGLRVFDDSMENFRTKLVHEMSKSDSEQPASKLDSKKVDDDLLFYIDNNGDEEHADEENEKVNESMSAAFVAAAHTMTSSEKRGRKRKEGKTPEKKEKIKFVKYDLRCNSDSASGRSSFINNDSLNSGSEVENPLSDEDTE is encoded by the exons ATGGCTCTCGCTTTAATCGACTCCAAAAGTTCCTCAATCCCAGCAAACCTAAGCCCTCTGATTGGCGAAAACTACCACCTCAAGTTAACCCAATCAATTCAAAACCTTTTAGTTGAAATTCACAAGGAAAACCCCAAATTCTCCCACTTCATCCAAGTCTTCTACGACCTAATGCAAGCTCAAGTAGACCCACCTCTCGAATCCATCTGGGTCTATGCCGCATTGACGTTTCGTAGCCGTAATCACCCAAAAGAGGACCCTTTGAATCGAATATCAGCCGCAAAAGACTTATTTCAGCTGGTGTCCGCGTGCTCAGCTTCGGTCAGTTCTTTGAAGAGCATCGCATTGCTTGCTCCAGTGGTTTATGAGGTGTACAATGTGGTTGTTGATTTGTTTAAGAGGGACTTGTCATTGAAAGCAGAGAAGAAAGGGATGAAAGCAGTTCAGAATTTGGTAGGAGTGGTTCTTGGTTATGCAAATGTGTGTTCTTGCAAGGATTTGGGTGAGAATGATGGTTCAACTGGTTCAAGTTTGATTACTCCTTTTGCGGATTTAATTCGTGTTTGGATGAACTCAAATGAGGGATCAGAATTTTTCTTACCTTTAGTGAGCAGTGACGTGTTTCGGGGGCTTAGTGAGAGAGAAGGTGATGTGGGTTACTTGGCAGGAGTTGTTATTGCAGAGGTGTTTTTGTTGAAACTGTGCCTGAATTTCAAACTTGGGACTTCAACGAAGGAGTTGGAGATGGAGTTAAGGACTTGGGCCATTGCTTCCATTACCGGATTTCAGAACTTTTACCTTTTTG AGGTGCTTGTGAGGATGCTGCTGGAGAAGACTTTGCCTGTTACCTCCCTTTTG AGTTCTGAAGATGAAGTTTTGTTGAGGCAAGTGCTGTATGATGCCATCATATTGGTTGAGTATTCTTTCCTCAACCCTGAGAGAGTAATTCACTTACCTGCTGAGCGCATGAAAAGTATTGCCATGAAAAGATTGATTGTTACTCATGAAGCAGTGGAGTATTTCAg GGAGCATGGGGATCAGAGGAGAGCCATCTCTTATGTAACTGCATTTTCCAGTTCACAATTATCTTCCCAAATAATTAAATGGGTAAAGAATCAGATTCCTGAGGATGACGGTGCAATCAGATCAAAGGGCACTTCACCTAAAGCTCTTATAA GGTGGCTTCTTAACCTTGAAGATCATGGCTTAAGAGTATTTGATGATAGCATGGAAAACTTTCGTACTAAACTGGTTCATGAGATGTCCAAATCAGACTCTGAGCAACCGGCTTCTAAGTTGGATAGCAAGAAAGTGGATGATGATCTTCTCTTTTACATAGATAACAATGGAGACGAGGAACATGCAGATGAGGAGAATGAAAAGGTGAATGAATCCATGAGTGCTGCATTTGTAGCTGCTGCGCATACAATGACCTCATcagaaaaaagaggaagaaaacgGAAAGAGGGGAAAACCcctgagaagaaagagaagataaaATTTGTAAAGTATGACCTTCGTTGTAACTCTGACTCGGCTAGTGGGAGGTCCTCATTCATCAATAATGATAGCCTAAATAGTGGGAGTGAAGTTGAGAATCCCCTCTCTGATGAGGATACAGAATGA
- the LOC18770943 gene encoding uncharacterized protein LOC18770943: MAKLKRILVAISVLVVLACMPISECAKKPMTVARKEDIPFIKCQVCEKLAAQLHQQVKKKQAEITPKKISEYQIIEISENVCNLKKAEADWILQIDIVEQGDKLELVEQGSEGQCNSECKTIERACQEVLGYSDTDVAEYLYKSKPDIDSLVNYLCKDLTKACSTKPPRVPKNRTPGEIFVAKSAKEAEMEKIMKSMEGMPGAPGMKMYSRDELMNQNFGGEDADDEDDDDEDTQIPSKLGKVLREKESAKSDLKQRITNGILKTKETLKKHANQVSNWLRKTWRGLKKPASKKSTKANKAEL, translated from the exons ATGGCGAAACTGAAGCGAATTCTTGTAGCAATCTCAGTGTTGGTGGTATTAGCATGTATGCCAATCTCCGAGTGTGCTAAGAAACCAATGACTGTTGCGAGGAAGGAAGACATTCCTTTCATCAAATGCCAAGTCTGTGAAAAGCTCGCAGCTCAGCTACACCAACAAGTTAAGAAGAAGCAAGCTGAGATCACCCCCAAGAAG ATCTCGGAGTATCAGATTATTGAGATTTCGGAGAATGTCTGTAATTTGAAGAAGGCAGAGGCGGATTGGATTTTGCAGATTGATATAGTTGAGCAAGGAGATAAGTTGGAG CTGGTGGAACAAGGTTCTGAAGGACAATGTAATTCGGAATGCAAGACAATAGAGCGAGCTTGTCAGGAG GTTTTGGGGTATTCTGATACTGATGTTGCTGAATATCTATATAAATCCAAGCCTGACATTGATTCATTGGTTAATTATCTATGCAAAGACCTTACTAAAGCATGCAGTACCAAGCCTCCCCGAGTTCCTAAG AATAGGACTCCTGGAGAAATTTTTGTGGCCAAGTCAGCTAAAGAAGCTGAAATGGAAAAGATAATGAAATCTATGGAG GGTATGCCAGGAGCCCCAGGCATGAAAATGTATTCAAGAGATGAATTGATGAATCAAAATTTTGGTGGTGAAGATGccgatgatgaagatgatgacgaTGAGGACACGCAGATTCCCTCAAAATTG GGAaaagttttgagagaaaaagaaagcgcAAAGAGTGACTTGAAACAGAGGATCACCAACGGAATTTTGAAGACCAAGGAGACACTAAAGAAACATGCAAACCAAGTCTCTAACTGGTTACGGAAAACGTGGAGGGGACTGAAAAAGCCAGCTTCAAAGAAGAGTACAAAGGCCAACAAGGCAGAGCTTTAG
- the LOC18771488 gene encoding pentatricopeptide repeat-containing protein At3g24000, mitochondrial: MECDLKALRMSPAFRSLLLPICQRPTSSVQLHNKLSLSSRSLLLSVKLKPLSCAALEAFDLNPISDLALSNVPNSETQLHEVRVNNGSSTNEEMVGSNVKTRPRVFNSKKRLIRYSGMLRTCVLQGSLNEGKAIHGQVIKNGIDPDLHLWVSLVNVYAKCGDCGYARKVLDEMPEQDVVSWTTLIQGFVVNGFGVDAVKLFCEMKKDGTRANEFALATGLKACSLCFDLGFGKQLHAEAVKLGFFSDVFVGSALVGLYAKCGEMELADTVLFCMPEQNVVSWNALLNGYAQEGDGKQVLKLFCRMTESEMRLSKFTLSTVLKGCANSENLRGGQFLHSLAIKSGCKIDEFLGCSLVDMYSKCGMAIDAVKVFRRIKNPDVVAWSAIITCLDQQGQCQEVAELFREMISTGISPNQFSLSSIISAATDLKDLHFGESVHAFAWKYGCESDISVSNALITMYMKIGRVLDGAQVFEAMTDRDLISWNSLLSGMHNHEICDLGPRIFRQMLVEGFKPNMYSFISVLRSCSSLLDVGLGKQVHAHIVKTSLDDNDFVGTALIDMYAKIRFLEDAVIAFNKLSNRDLFIWTVIITGYAQTDQAEKAVACFSQMQQEGVKPNEFALAGCLSACSRIAMLENGRQLHSMAIKSGHLGDLFVSSALVDMYAKCGCIGDAEDIFGGLDSCDTVSWNIMICGYSQYGRGEKAIEAFSTMLNEGTIPDEVTFIGILSACSHLGLVEEGKKHFDSLSKVFRITPTIEHYACMVDILVRAGKFNEAESFIETMKLTLYPIIWETVLGACKMYGNVEFGETAAKKLFELKPEMDSTYILLSNIFAVKGRWDDVSKVRKLMSSQGVKKKPGCSWVEVDGQVNTFVSQDGSHPRIRDIHLKLEELGEKLNSVGYIPETEDVLHNITEREKNEHLQYHSERLALAFSLISTNPPKTIRIFKNLRICGDCHEVMKLISDVTNREIVVRDIKRFHHFKSGTCSCNDFW; encoded by the coding sequence ATGGAATGTGACTTGAAAGCTCTGCGAATGTCACCTGCTTTCCGGAGTCTCTTATTGCCCATTTGCCAAAGACCCACTTCTTCGGTTCAATTACATAACAAGCTTAGTCTCAGTTCCAGGTCACTTTTGCTCTCTGTTAAATTAAAGCCCTTGTCTTGTGCTGCTCTGGAAGCGTTTGACTTGAATCCCATTAGTGATTTGGCTCTCAGCAATGTCCCAAACTCTGAGACTCAGCTTCATGAAGTAAGAGTAAATAACGGCAGTTCAACTAATGAGGAAATGGTAGGAAGCAATGTGAAAACCAGGCCTAGAGTTTTCAATAGCAAAAAGAGGCTTATACGTTATTCTGGGATGCTTCGTACCTGTGTTTTGCAAGGGTCTTTGAATGAGGGGAAGGCTATTCATGGGCAGGTAATAAAAAATGGGATTGATCCAGATTTGCATTTGTGGGTTTCATTGGTTAATGTCTATGCAAAATGTGGGGATTGTGGGTACGCACGTAAAGTGCTTGATGAGATGCCAGAACAGGACGTTGTGTCATGGACTACTTTAATTCAAGGATTTGTAGTTAATGGTTTTGGTGTTGATGCTGTTAAATTATTCTGTGAGATGAAGAAAGATGGTACGAGAGCAAATGAATTTGCATTGGCAACTGGTTTGAAAGCATGTTCTTTGTGCTTCGATTTAGGTTTTGGGAAACAGTTGCATGCTGAAGCAGTGAAACTGGGGTTCTTTTCGGATGTTTTTGTTGGTTCCGCTCTTGTCGGTCTTTATGCAAAATGTGGTGAGATGGAACTTGCAGATACAGTGTTATTTTGTATGCCCGAGCAGAATGTTGTATCGTGGAATGCATTGCTTAATGGGTATGCTCAAGAAGGTGATGGAAAGCAAGTTCTGAAATTATTCTGCAGAATGACGGAATCAGAAATGAGGTTGAGCAAGTTCACCTTGTCTACTGTTCTCAAAGGTTGTGCAAACTCGGAAAATTTGAGAGGAGGTCAGTTTTTGCATTCCCTAGCAATTAAAAGTGGGTGCAAGATAGATGAATTCCTGGGTTGCAGTCTCGTTGATATGTACTCAAAGTGTGGGATGGCAATCGATGCGGTAAAAGTGTTCAGGAGGATTAAAAATCCTGATGTAGTGGCCTGGAGTGCAATTATCACTTGCCTTGATCAACAAGGGCAATGCCAAGAAGTGGCTGAGCTATTTCGTGAAATGATAAGCACAGGAATCTCTCCAAATCAATTTAGTCTTTCTAGTATCATCAGTGCTGCCACTGATCTCAAAGATCTGCATTTTGGTGAAAGCGTCCATGCTTTTGCATGGAAATACGGTTGTGAATCTGATATTTCAGTCAGCAATGCTCTAATCACAATGTATATGAAAATTGGGCGTGTGCTAGATGGTGCTCAAGTTTTTGAGGCAATGACAGATCGTGATTTGATTTCATGGAATTCCCTTTTATCTGGAATGCACAATCATGAAATATGTGACCTAGGACCAAGAATCTTCCGCCAAATGCTTGTCGAAGGTTTCAAGCCCAACATGTACTCATTCATTAGTGTTTTAAGGTCTTGTTCTAGCCTCTTGGATGTAGGCCTTGGAAAACAAGTACATGCCCATATTGTCAAAACTAGCCTCGATGACAATGACTTTGTTGGGACAGCTCTCATCGACATGTATGCCAAAATTAGGTTCTTGGAAGATGCTGTGATAGCTTTCAATAAATTGAGTAATCGGGACCTCTTCATTTGGACAGTCATCATTACGGGTTATGCACAAACTGATCAAGCAGAGAAAGCTGTTGCTTGCTTCAGTCAGATGCAACAAGAAGGAGTGAAGCCAAACGAGTTCGCCCTTGCTGGCTGTTTGAGTGCTTGCTCCCGTATAGCTATGCTGGAAAATGGGCGGCAGCTCCACTCAATGGCAATTAAGAGTGGGCATTTGGGAGATTTATTTGTTAGTAGTGCACTTGTTGATATGTATGCAAAATGTGGATGCATAGGTGATGCTGAGGATATCTTTGGGGGCTTAGATTCATGTGATACAGTCTCATGGAACATCATGATATGTGGATATTCCCAATatgggagaggagagaaggcTATTGAAGCCTTTTCAACAATGTTGAATGAAGGCACCATACCAGATGAAGTAACCTTCATTGGCATCCTTTCTGCATGCAGCCACCTGGGTTTAGttgaagaagggaaaaagCACTTTGACTCACTGAGCAAAGTTTTCAGGATCACTCCTACAATTGAGCATTATGCTTGTATGGTTGATATTCTTGTTAGGGCTGGAAAATTTAATGAGGCTGAAAGCTTCATTGAGACAATGAAACTAACATTGTATCCCATTATTTGGGAGACTGTTCTAGGGGCTTGTAAGATGTATGGTAATGTAGAATTTGGTGAAACAGCTGCAAAAAAGCTTTTTGAGCTTAAACCTGAGATGGATTCAACTTATATCTTACTATCTAATATCTTTGCAGTCAAAGGTAGGTGGGATGATGTTAGCAAAGTCAGGAAATTAATGTCCAGTCAGGGTGTTAAGAAAAAACCTGGTTGTAGCTGGGTGGAAGTTGACGGACAAGTCAACACTTTTGTCTCTCAAGATGGTTCACATCCAAGAATCAGGGATATCCATTTGAAATTGGAGGAACTAGGCGAAAAGCTGAATTCAGTAGGTTATATACCGGAAACAGAAGATGTGCTTCATAACATCactgaaagagaaaaaaacgaGCATCTCCAATATCATAGTGAAAGGTTGGCTCTTGCCTTCTCCCTTATAAGTACCAATCCTCCAAAAACTATTcggatttttaaaaatctacGCATCTGTGGAGACTGCCATGAGGTTATGAAGCTCATTTCAGATGTCACAAATCGGGAAATAGTTGTTCGTGACATCAAGCGGTTTCATCATTTTAAGAGTGGAACTTGCTCCTGTAATGACTTCTGGTGA